A region of Chelonoidis abingdonii isolate Lonesome George chromosome 8, CheloAbing_2.0, whole genome shotgun sequence DNA encodes the following proteins:
- the TBCCD1 gene encoding TBCC domain-containing protein 1 isoform X1: MALWCWWGLARQRLAGLLAAVGQCACVVTACGWGESGDSNAARSGGSRPCLGEARPARIYKEGSSPLVVESSELVKMDQSMVRLWVKTEPFIVGALQIPPPSKFSMHYLRKMSTYVRMRASEGCYPRLFWPMWRHIACGKLQLAKDLAWLYFEIFDSLVDRTPEERLEWAEVVSSCTSEEELEKQRNKLSVDTLQFLLFLYIQQLNKISLRTSLIGEEWPSPRDKSQSANLTGKSTCQNKNWNDYTHQAFVQNHLLDLLELLLDPDQLSASSHSTHSSLVSPEAVRALSFLIEGTVNKTRTVHPLHELALWQPLYVKNGYSKITKAFSFPKLEVWLRACLTGSPFGTSACLKSGKKLAWAQQVEGTTKRAKIACNAHMVPEVHRMVVMSQVYKQTLAKSSDTLVGAHVKIHRCNESFIYLLSPLRSVTIEKCRNSTFVLGPVQTAIHLHSCDNVKVIGICYHLSISSTTSCTFNILTPTHPLILLGNQAVTFAPYHTHYPMLEDHMAQMGLATVPNYWDSPMLVCKENSDASVFRLLPPNEFYTFVIPFEMEGDTTETPGGLPHAYQKALSQREQKIQVWQKTVKEAGLTKDQRKQFQVLVENKFYEWLIHTGHRQQLDSLVPPAAGSKQAAG; encoded by the exons ATGGCTCTATGGTGCTGGTGGGGACTAGCTAGGCAACGTCTCGCTGGTCTGCTGGCAGCCGTGGGTCAGTGCGCATGCGTGGTTACTGCGTGTGGCTGGGGAGAGAGCGGGGATTCAAACGCTGCGCGGAGCGGAGGTTCCAGGCCCTGCCTAGGGGAGGCGCGGCCCGCGCGG aTCTACAAGGAAGGCAGTTCACCCCTAGTTGTGGAGTCTTCAGAGCTGGTTAAAATGGATCAGTCCATGGTGCGCCTCTGGGTGAAAACAGAACCCTTCATAGTGGGGGCTTTGCAGATCCCCCCTCCATCCAAGTTCAGCATGCACTATCTCCGGAAGATGTCCACATATGTCCGGATGCGGGCCAGCGAGGGCTGTTACCCACGCCTTTTCTGGCCTATGTGGCGGCACATTGCCTGTGGGAAGCTGCAGTTAGCCAAGGATTTGGCCTGGCTCTACTTTGAGATATTTGACAGTCTAGTGGACCGGACTCCAGAGGAACGTCTGGAATGGGCAGAGGTGGTGTCCAGCTGCACATCAGAAGAGGaactagagaagcagaggaatAAG CTGTCAGTAGACACTCTGCAGTTCCTGCTGTTCTTGTACATTCAGCAGCTAAACAAGATTTCCTTGCGGACATCTTTGATTGGAGAAGAGTGGCCAAGTCCCAGGGACAAATCTCAGTCTGCCAACCTGACTGGAAAATCCACATGTCAAAATAAG AACTGGAATGATTACACCCACCAAGCATTTGTTCAGAACCACCTTTTGGATCTGCTGGAACTGCTACTGGACCCGGACCAGCTCTCGGCCTCTTCCCATTCCACTCACAGTAGCCTGGTCTCCCCTGAAGCTGTTCGAGCTCTCAGCTTTCTCATTGAGGGGACTGTGAACAAAACCAGGACTGTCCATCCTCTTCATGAGCTTGCTCTCTGGCAGCCCTTGTATGTGAAGAACGGCTACTCGAAGATTACCAAAGCCTTCTCTTTCCCCAAGCTAGAGGTCTGGCTGAGGGCCTGCCTGACTGGGAGCCCGTTTGGGACATCTGCCTGCCTCAAGTCTGGGAAGAAACTTGCGTGGGCACAGCAAG TTGAAGGAACAACCAAGAGAGCAAAGATTGCCTGCAATGCCCATATGGTTCCTGAGGTTCACCGCATGGTGGTGATGAGCCAAGTCTACAAACAGACGCTGGCCAAGAGCTCGGATACCCTGGTGGGTGCTCATGTGAAGATCCATCGCTGCAATGAGTCCTTCATATATCTGCTCTCCCCTTTACG ATCTGTGACCATTGAGAAGTGCAGGAATAGTACTTTTGTTCTGGGCCCTGTGCAGACAGCCATTCACCTCCACAGCTGTGATAATGTCAAAGTTATTGGCATCTGCTACCATCTGTCTATCTCTTCTACAACAAGCTGCACCTTCAACATTCTCACGCCTACACACCCTCTCATTCTCTTGGGTAACCAAGCAGTAACTTTTGCCCCTTATCACACCCATTACCCAATGCTGGAGGACCACATGGCCCAGATGGGCCTGGCTACAGTGCCTAACTACTGGGACAGTCCAATGCTGGTGTGCAAAGAGAACAGTGATGCCAGTGTCTTCCGACTCTTACCTCCCAATGAGTTTTATACCTTTGTTATTCCTTTTGAGATGGAAGGAGACACGACAGAAACACCTGGGGGGCTGCCACATGCATACCAGAAGGCACTGAGTCAACGAGAGCAGAAGATACAAGTTTGGCAAAAAACTGTGAAGGAGGCAGGACTAACCAA GGATCAGAGGAAGCAGTTCCAGGTGCTGGTGGAGAACAAATTCTATGAATGGCTAATTCACACAGGACATCGTCAGCAGCTGGACAGCCTCgtgcctcctgcagcaggctcCAAGCAAGCAGCAGGATAG
- the TBCCD1 gene encoding TBCC domain-containing protein 1 isoform X3 — MALWCWWGLARQRLAGLLAAVGQCACVVTACGWGESGDSNAARSGGSRPCLGEARPARIYKEGSSPLVVESSELVKMDQSMVRLWVKTEPFIVGALQIPPPSKFSMHYLRKMSTYVRMRASEGCYPRLFWPMWRHIACGKLQLAKDLAWLYFEIFDSLVDRTPEERLEWAEVVSSCTSEEELEKQRNKLSVDTLQFLLFLYIQQLNKISLRTSLIGEEWPSPRDKSQSANLTGKSTCQNKNWNDYTHQAFVQNHLLDLLELLLDPDQLSASSHSTHSSLVSPEAVRALSFLIEGTVNKTRTVHPLHELALWQPLYVKNGYSKITKAFSFPKLEVWLRACLTGSPFGTSACLKSGKKLAWAQQVEGTTKRAKIACNAHMVPEVHRMVVMSQVYKQTLAKSSDTLVGAHVKIHRCNESFIYLLSPLRSVTIEKCRNSTFVLGPVQTAIHLHSCDNVKVIGICYHLSISSTTSCTFNILTPTHPLILLDGRRHDRNTWGAATCIPEGTESTRAEDTSLAKNCEGGRTNQGSEEAVPGAGGEQIL; from the exons ATGGCTCTATGGTGCTGGTGGGGACTAGCTAGGCAACGTCTCGCTGGTCTGCTGGCAGCCGTGGGTCAGTGCGCATGCGTGGTTACTGCGTGTGGCTGGGGAGAGAGCGGGGATTCAAACGCTGCGCGGAGCGGAGGTTCCAGGCCCTGCCTAGGGGAGGCGCGGCCCGCGCGG aTCTACAAGGAAGGCAGTTCACCCCTAGTTGTGGAGTCTTCAGAGCTGGTTAAAATGGATCAGTCCATGGTGCGCCTCTGGGTGAAAACAGAACCCTTCATAGTGGGGGCTTTGCAGATCCCCCCTCCATCCAAGTTCAGCATGCACTATCTCCGGAAGATGTCCACATATGTCCGGATGCGGGCCAGCGAGGGCTGTTACCCACGCCTTTTCTGGCCTATGTGGCGGCACATTGCCTGTGGGAAGCTGCAGTTAGCCAAGGATTTGGCCTGGCTCTACTTTGAGATATTTGACAGTCTAGTGGACCGGACTCCAGAGGAACGTCTGGAATGGGCAGAGGTGGTGTCCAGCTGCACATCAGAAGAGGaactagagaagcagaggaatAAG CTGTCAGTAGACACTCTGCAGTTCCTGCTGTTCTTGTACATTCAGCAGCTAAACAAGATTTCCTTGCGGACATCTTTGATTGGAGAAGAGTGGCCAAGTCCCAGGGACAAATCTCAGTCTGCCAACCTGACTGGAAAATCCACATGTCAAAATAAG AACTGGAATGATTACACCCACCAAGCATTTGTTCAGAACCACCTTTTGGATCTGCTGGAACTGCTACTGGACCCGGACCAGCTCTCGGCCTCTTCCCATTCCACTCACAGTAGCCTGGTCTCCCCTGAAGCTGTTCGAGCTCTCAGCTTTCTCATTGAGGGGACTGTGAACAAAACCAGGACTGTCCATCCTCTTCATGAGCTTGCTCTCTGGCAGCCCTTGTATGTGAAGAACGGCTACTCGAAGATTACCAAAGCCTTCTCTTTCCCCAAGCTAGAGGTCTGGCTGAGGGCCTGCCTGACTGGGAGCCCGTTTGGGACATCTGCCTGCCTCAAGTCTGGGAAGAAACTTGCGTGGGCACAGCAAG TTGAAGGAACAACCAAGAGAGCAAAGATTGCCTGCAATGCCCATATGGTTCCTGAGGTTCACCGCATGGTGGTGATGAGCCAAGTCTACAAACAGACGCTGGCCAAGAGCTCGGATACCCTGGTGGGTGCTCATGTGAAGATCCATCGCTGCAATGAGTCCTTCATATATCTGCTCTCCCCTTTACG ATCTGTGACCATTGAGAAGTGCAGGAATAGTACTTTTGTTCTGGGCCCTGTGCAGACAGCCATTCACCTCCACAGCTGTGATAATGTCAAAGTTATTGGCATCTGCTACCATCTGTCTATCTCTTCTACAACAAGCTGCACCTTCAACATTCTCACGCCTACACACCCTCTCATTCTCTTGG ATGGAAGGAGACACGACAGAAACACCTGGGGGGCTGCCACATGCATACCAGAAGGCACTGAGTCAACGAGAGCAGAAGATACAAGTTTGGCAAAAAACTGTGAAGGAGGCAGGACTAACCAA GGATCAGAGGAAGCAGTTCCAGGTGCTGGTGGAGAACAAATTCTATGA
- the TBCCD1 gene encoding TBCC domain-containing protein 1 isoform X2, whose protein sequence is MDQSMVRLWVKTEPFIVGALQIPPPSKFSMHYLRKMSTYVRMRASEGCYPRLFWPMWRHIACGKLQLAKDLAWLYFEIFDSLVDRTPEERLEWAEVVSSCTSEEELEKQRNKLSVDTLQFLLFLYIQQLNKISLRTSLIGEEWPSPRDKSQSANLTGKSTCQNKNWNDYTHQAFVQNHLLDLLELLLDPDQLSASSHSTHSSLVSPEAVRALSFLIEGTVNKTRTVHPLHELALWQPLYVKNGYSKITKAFSFPKLEVWLRACLTGSPFGTSACLKSGKKLAWAQQVEGTTKRAKIACNAHMVPEVHRMVVMSQVYKQTLAKSSDTLVGAHVKIHRCNESFIYLLSPLRSVTIEKCRNSTFVLGPVQTAIHLHSCDNVKVIGICYHLSISSTTSCTFNILTPTHPLILLGNQAVTFAPYHTHYPMLEDHMAQMGLATVPNYWDSPMLVCKENSDASVFRLLPPNEFYTFVIPFEMEGDTTETPGGLPHAYQKALSQREQKIQVWQKTVKEAGLTKDQRKQFQVLVENKFYEWLIHTGHRQQLDSLVPPAAGSKQAAG, encoded by the exons ATGGATCAGTCCATGGTGCGCCTCTGGGTGAAAACAGAACCCTTCATAGTGGGGGCTTTGCAGATCCCCCCTCCATCCAAGTTCAGCATGCACTATCTCCGGAAGATGTCCACATATGTCCGGATGCGGGCCAGCGAGGGCTGTTACCCACGCCTTTTCTGGCCTATGTGGCGGCACATTGCCTGTGGGAAGCTGCAGTTAGCCAAGGATTTGGCCTGGCTCTACTTTGAGATATTTGACAGTCTAGTGGACCGGACTCCAGAGGAACGTCTGGAATGGGCAGAGGTGGTGTCCAGCTGCACATCAGAAGAGGaactagagaagcagaggaatAAG CTGTCAGTAGACACTCTGCAGTTCCTGCTGTTCTTGTACATTCAGCAGCTAAACAAGATTTCCTTGCGGACATCTTTGATTGGAGAAGAGTGGCCAAGTCCCAGGGACAAATCTCAGTCTGCCAACCTGACTGGAAAATCCACATGTCAAAATAAG AACTGGAATGATTACACCCACCAAGCATTTGTTCAGAACCACCTTTTGGATCTGCTGGAACTGCTACTGGACCCGGACCAGCTCTCGGCCTCTTCCCATTCCACTCACAGTAGCCTGGTCTCCCCTGAAGCTGTTCGAGCTCTCAGCTTTCTCATTGAGGGGACTGTGAACAAAACCAGGACTGTCCATCCTCTTCATGAGCTTGCTCTCTGGCAGCCCTTGTATGTGAAGAACGGCTACTCGAAGATTACCAAAGCCTTCTCTTTCCCCAAGCTAGAGGTCTGGCTGAGGGCCTGCCTGACTGGGAGCCCGTTTGGGACATCTGCCTGCCTCAAGTCTGGGAAGAAACTTGCGTGGGCACAGCAAG TTGAAGGAACAACCAAGAGAGCAAAGATTGCCTGCAATGCCCATATGGTTCCTGAGGTTCACCGCATGGTGGTGATGAGCCAAGTCTACAAACAGACGCTGGCCAAGAGCTCGGATACCCTGGTGGGTGCTCATGTGAAGATCCATCGCTGCAATGAGTCCTTCATATATCTGCTCTCCCCTTTACG ATCTGTGACCATTGAGAAGTGCAGGAATAGTACTTTTGTTCTGGGCCCTGTGCAGACAGCCATTCACCTCCACAGCTGTGATAATGTCAAAGTTATTGGCATCTGCTACCATCTGTCTATCTCTTCTACAACAAGCTGCACCTTCAACATTCTCACGCCTACACACCCTCTCATTCTCTTGGGTAACCAAGCAGTAACTTTTGCCCCTTATCACACCCATTACCCAATGCTGGAGGACCACATGGCCCAGATGGGCCTGGCTACAGTGCCTAACTACTGGGACAGTCCAATGCTGGTGTGCAAAGAGAACAGTGATGCCAGTGTCTTCCGACTCTTACCTCCCAATGAGTTTTATACCTTTGTTATTCCTTTTGAGATGGAAGGAGACACGACAGAAACACCTGGGGGGCTGCCACATGCATACCAGAAGGCACTGAGTCAACGAGAGCAGAAGATACAAGTTTGGCAAAAAACTGTGAAGGAGGCAGGACTAACCAA GGATCAGAGGAAGCAGTTCCAGGTGCTGGTGGAGAACAAATTCTATGAATGGCTAATTCACACAGGACATCGTCAGCAGCTGGACAGCCTCgtgcctcctgcagcaggctcCAAGCAAGCAGCAGGATAG